Sequence from the Aneurinibacillus sp. REN35 genome:
CCCGGACGACGTTTGCCCCCATAATCGCTTCGCCTGATACAATATCAAGGTACTCTTCAATTTCTTTTCCTTGCAGCGTACTGGTCGTTGTTACAATCATATTCGATCCCTCCGTATTATATAGATGGTATTCATTGGCTTCTCATTTTACTTACGTGGAAACAAAACAAAAGGTTGCGTCCACTTCAAAGACCAACGCTCCTTTTGGCTGCCTGCTGCAATTGTTTGCGCTGCTTTTCAAAATCAGCCGCAGGCATCGGCTTACTAAAATAATAGCCCTGTACTTCATCGCAATGTTGGCGCTGCAGAAAATGAAGCTGCTCTACATCTTCTACACCTTCAGCGATTACTTCAAGCCCGAGATTATGCGCCATGGAAATAATCGTTTCCACAATACTTGCATCATTTGGGTCCGTCATAATATCGCGCACAAACGACTGGTCTATTTTCAGCCGATGGATGGCGAACTTTTTTAAATAATTGAGCGAGCTATACCCTGTTCCAAAATCATCAATACTGATCTGTACACCTAGTTCATGCAGCTGCTTCAGTGTCGGGATAGCATAGTCGACATCCATGGTCATCGTCTCGGTAATCTCTAATTCCAGACAGGAGGCATCCAGCTCTGTCTCCTCTAGAATACACCGCACTGTATCAACTAAGTTCGATGTAAGGAATTGCTGCATGGATAGATTGACAGCCACCCGGAATTTCGGCATTCCCGAACGCTGCCAGCGTTTATTCTGCATACATGCCTCGCGGAGCACCCATTCACCTATCGGCACAATCAATCCCGTCTCTTCCGCTATCGGGATAAACGTATGAGGGGGAACCAAGCCGAATTCAGGATGATGCCATCTGATCAGCGCTTCAAGCCCGCGTATGCTTCCTGTTCGCACATCTATTTGCGGTTGATAATGCAGGATAAACTCTTTATTTTTTAACGCTCGATGCATCGACGTCTCTAATAGGATGCGCTCGTGCGGTTTTTTGTACATACTCTCGGCAAAAAAAACATACTTGTTTTTTCCGTTCTCTTTCGCACAGTACATCGCCGTATCGGCATGTATCAGCAGTGTTTCTACATCCGTTCCATCCTGCGGATATACGGCCACCCCCATGCTTGCTGTAATATGAAACTCGTAGCCGCTCATATTAAACGGCTCTTTAAATACATGAAGCAAGCGATCAGCAATACAAGCAATATCCGCTTCTTTTTCAATATGAGGCAGCAGCAGAATAAATTCATCACCGCTCATTCGCGCGACGATTCCCTGTGAGGTAAGCTGATTTTGCAGCCGTATTCCCACTTCCTTCAGCAGCCTGTCGCCATTGGAGTGGCCGAGCGTATCATTTATAAGCTTAAACCGATCAAGATCAATAAACAGCACCGCCATCTGTTTTTGCTGCTGCTCCGCTTCGCCAATACAGTCAAGAACCTTGTACTTAAAATAGCGGCGGTTCGGCAAAGCCGTAAGTTCATCATGATATGCTAAATAATTGTACTTTGCTTCTGCTTCATATCGTTCAGTTATATTGCGAAACTGTCCAAAGGCACCAATCACGCGTTTATGCTGATCATGAATGGGGAGGGCATCAAATAAACACACAAATCGCTCCGATGTTTCCTTAGCATGTAAAACGATTTCAACATCTTCATATTTCTTATCATGGACAACCACATCGGAGATATATTGACCAATCGCCTCAATTTGTTCCACGTTTCTTCCGACGATCTCACAGTACCTAACTCCTGTCATTCGTTCAGCAAATTGATTAAACTCCGTCACTTTTCCTTCTCGGTCCGTAACAATAATACCGTTGCGTGCGCTATCCATCATGATATGGTGCATCATATCCAACTGACGATTCTGCCTACGCAGCTGCAGTTCCCGTTCAATAGAACCCACAACCGTTGACAGCATTGTCAATAGAAGCTCATTCTGTGCAGATATGGTTGTCATGATCGTAACCGTACCCAACAGCCGCTCCCTATCCATATAACGAAATGGGACGGTATAACATGCGTTTTCATATAGAAACTCTTGATAATGATCATCACCTACCAACTGAATCGGGCGATTCTCGCGCAGGGCTAAAGCGACAGCGTTAGTTCCAATCGCTTCTTCTGTACACTGCATTCCAACCTGTATGCCCTGGCTGGAAATCAATGATTGAATGGCTTGATCTCCTTCAATATGAAGAATAAAACCTCTTTCATCAGTAACGATGAAAAGAATAGGTGCATCTTGTAGCATATGTGTCATCTGTTGGAAAAACTGCTGAACCACAGACAGGATTTCCTCATATTCCGCTTGTTTCCTTGTCAATTCTGCGCGGCTCATCATTGGAGAAAAACAAACGGTTCTAGCATGTGCTTCCACCTTCCGGCATCTCTCCCAAGATTCTATAATATAAGATGGTTTCTTTTTTTTCTCAAACATTCCATTTCCTTTCTTCTCTCTGATGATAATGAAAATCAATCTAAACCCCTACTCTTTTCATTATATCTTTCGATTCAGTCCATGTAATGCATAATCATTAATTTATTGCCATTTCCTCCATAAAATACTACAAAGGATATAGCATCCACATGGCAAACGACAAAAAAACAAGCAGAAGCCGAACAAAATCTGCCCGACTCCTGCTTGTTTTCGTTATAACGTTCTCTTCTTCACGCAAATCGCATCCTGCTCCACATCTACAGAGATGTGCTTGACATCCTCTTCCTCAATCACCACATCTGCGATACCATCTTCTACGTACTGCTGGATCATTCGACGCAGCGGCCGAGCACCAAAGGACGGATCATAGCCGAGTTCAGCCAACTTTTCCTTTGCCTCTTCTGTTACGGTGATGTCCATTCCCTGCTCTTTCAAATTCATTACGACATCTTGCAGCATCAAATCAACAATGTGCAGTAAATCCTCTTTGCCGAGCTGACGGAAGGAAACCACGCCATCGAACCGGTTCAGAAATTCAGGTCGGAAATACGATGCAAGAGAAGCCATGACGTCAGTCTCCTGCGGTGCGTTCTCTGCGCCAAATCCTACCGTAATCTTCTTCTCTGTTACACCTGCATTGCTTGTGGCAATAATGACTGTGTCTTTAAAGGCTACGGTGCGTCCCTGACTATCGGTTAAGCGTCCATCCTCAAGGATTTGCAGGAACATATTCTGCACATCCGGGTGCGCCTTCTCAATCTCATCGAGCAGAATAATGCTGTATGGGTTGCGGCGGACACGCTCAGTCAGTTGTCCCGCTTCCTCGTGACCCACATAACCCGGAGGAGAACCAATTAGTTTGGAAACGGAATGCTTCTCCATATATTCACTCATATCAAGCCGAATCATGGACTCTTTCGTACCGAACAACTCTTCTGCAAGGACCTTTGTCAGCTCTGTTTTACCAACACCGGTTGGTCCGACAAACAGGAAAGAGGCAATCGGGCGATTTTTCGGCTTCAATCCGGCACGGCTGCGGCGGATCGCTTTTGCCACCTGGCTAACCGCGTGAGACTGGCCGATGACTTTGCTCTCTAGCTTTTGCGCCAGATGCTTCATTTTTTGCTGCTCATCGCTCTGCAGCTTCTTCACAGGAATGCCTGTCTTACGTTCAATGATTGCCTGAATGTCTTCTACTGTCACAGCCGCTTGCTGCTTATTGTCCTCCATCTCATCAAGCTGCGCCAGCAGATGGTTCTCTTCATCCCGCAGACGAGCAGCGCGTTCATACTCCTCTTTGGCTGTCGCTTCCTTCTTCTCCTCGCTCACTTGCGCAAGTCGCGCCCGCATCTCTTCTGTCGTCTTTCCTGAGGTGCGAAGATTCACTTTTGAGCCTGCTTCATCAAGCAGATCTATTGCTTTATCCGGCAGGAAGCGGTCCTGAATATAACGATGTGACAGTTCCACGCAGGCACGGATCACTTCATCAGAGTAGGACACTTGATGATAGGACTCATATTTTACGCGCAGACCCTGTAGAATCTGCAGCGCTTCCTCTACGGTCGGCTCCTTGACCATCACCGGCTGGAACCGGCGCTCAAGCGCGGCGTCTTTTTCGATGGTTCGATATTCTTTGAGCGTCGTGGCTCCGATTACCTGCAGTTCTCCGCGGGCGAGCGCAGGTTTTAGTATGTTGCCTGCATCCATGGAGCCTTCGGCTGACCCCGCACCGACCAGCAGATGAATTTCGTCGATAAACAAGATGACATTCTTTCGACCTTGCAACTCTGCAATAATCTGCTTCATCTTCTCTTCAAATTGGCCGCGGATGCCGGTACCTGCGACAAGGGAAGCCACATCCAGCAGGTAGACCACTTTTCCCTTCAACTTAGCAGGGACTTGTCCTTCCGCGATTTTTAATGCCAAGCCTTCTGCAATCGCGGTCTTCCCAACACCCGGTTCTCCAATCAATACCGGATTGTTCTTATTGCGGCGGTTAAGAATTTCAATAACGCGCTCAATCTCTTCATCACGGCCAATCACCGGGTCGATAAGTCCAGCTTTTGCCGCATCGCTGACATTGCGTCCTACATCATCGAGAATTCCACCGTCCTGTCCATGGGATTGCGACTTCAGATTTCCTTGGGTCATGGACGGATCTTCCGGCATTCCTTGACCTTTGAAGAATTGATCAAATCCAGAAACGTTCGGGAATACACCTGATGGCATCCCTGTTCCTGCTTTACTTCCGAGTTTTGTATAGCACTCATGGCACAGGTATAACTTATGCACATGCTGTTGTTGTTGAATGTTCAAGAATACATTTGCTTGTTTTTGGTGGCATCGTTGACAAAGCATACATCATACCTCCTCTATTTATCGTCATTTTGACTTTGACTTTCTTTGATCTATTATCATTATACTTTGACCTTATCTGACTTTCAATAGAAAAATAAATAAAAATATACTCATACTATTCTGTTATTTCACGTTTGTTAATGGGGTTCATCCTGCTACCACTTGTCCGCAGTCCATTTTCTTATGGATGTAAGGCAGCAAAAAAGCGGAGAGCCGCCATACAGGCATCTCCCCGCTTTTCTTATTTTACGTCCGTTTTTTGTAGCTGCTGCCGCAACTCTTCTACGCTTGTCACAGGCGCCTGGCAGGCAAAATTCTCACATACGTATGCAGTGGCCCGACCATCCTGTACGGTCTTATCCGCCAACATCGGTGCAAGTGAGCGAGCTTTTTCTCGTATCTCGTCTGTTACTACGGATACGACAGCGTTTGGCATGTAATGGTTCCGTACTTCTCGGACCATCTTCTCGGCCGCTTCTCGGTTCGGTGCCGCAATCACGATTTCTTGTGCCGGACCAAATAAAAATTGCACCGCCAACATAAAGTACGCATGGGCCTGCGGATGAAGCGCCGCATCACCTGCGAGCGCCTCCATATGCGCGTCTGCCATACGTACGATCTCCTCCTGACCCGTAAGACGGGAGAGACGAAGGAGATTCAATGCGGCTACAGAATTGCCGGACGGCATCGCGCCATCATACAACTCCTTCGGACGCATAAACAGCTCTTCACTGTCGCTTCCATAAAAATAAAACGCACCGTCTGTCTCATCCCAAAACAATTCGATCTGACGCTGCTGCAGCTCCAACGCATAAGCCAGATAATCCAGCTCAAAGGTCGCTTCATACAGTTCAAGCAAGCCCCAGATCATAAACGCATAATCATCCAAATAACCGAGGAACGCAGTATCGCCGTCCCGGTACCTCGCCATCAAGCGTCCATCTGTCCGCTGCAGCTTGTTTTGTATGAACTGGGTGGCCTTCGCGGCCGCTTCCGTATACATCGACTCATCAAGCACGACCGCACCGCGCGCCAAAGCGGCGATCATCAGTCCATTCCAGGCGGTAAGGATCTTATCATCCTTATGCGGATGGATGCGCTTCTCCCGTGCGTCAAATAATTTTCCTCGGCACTTTTCGATAAACGATTTCAGTTCGCCATGCGTCATGCCTTCTCCCTGTACCGCTTCGGCAAGTGATTTATGGACAAGGTTCGGAATGCTGGTGCTATGTTCAAAATTGCCGTAATCCATGATGTCATAGATACGGTTGAAACGGGCGCCGTCTTCTTCACCAAGAATGGCATGTACTTCTTCCGGCCGCCATACATAGAACTTGCCCTCTTCCCCTTCTGAATCCGCATCTTCCGCCGAATAGAAGCCGCCTTCCGCATCCGTCATATCCCGCAGCACATACGTAAAAATCTGCCGAGCTACCTCCGCATACTCCTCTTCTCCGGTCGCCTGGTATGCATCCAGGTAGATCAGCGCCAGCAGCGCATTGTCATACAGCATCTTCTCAAAATGCGGCACAAGCCATTGCTGATCGACCGAATACCTCGCAAAGCCAAATCCGATATGATCATACATGCCGCCCCGGCGCATCCCATCTAGTGTCTTTGTCACCATGTCCAGCGCTTTTGCTTCACCGCTCAGCTTCCAATGCCGCAGAAGGAATGACAGGTTATGCGGCGATGGGAACTTTGGCGCCTGTCCAAATCCGCCATATCGGGAATCGAACGTGCTTTCATACTGCTTATATGCTTCTGTGAGCGTTTTTTCGGTTAATTCTCCGCTGCCTCTTGTGCTAATCGCATGTTCCTGCAAGGCCTGAACAATTTTCTGTCCAGTGCTCGATACCCGCTCCCGGTCCTCATCCCATTTTCCGCGAATTTGCTTAAGTACATCCATCAGGCCCGGCCGGCCGTGTCGGCTTTCCTTTGGGAAGTAGGTGCCTGCGAAGAACGGTTCCTTGTTCGGTGTCATAATAACGGTGAGCGGCCACCCGCCTTGTCCAGTTAAAGCTTGGCAGACTGTCATGTAGATTTGATCAATGTCGGGACGCTCTTCACGATCTACTTTAATGGGGATGTACTGTTCATTGAGAAGATTGGCAACTTCCTGATCCTCAAAGCTTTCTCGTTCCATGACGTGGCACCAGTGGCACGTTGAATAGCCTATCGAAAGAAAGATTGGCTTATTTTCTTTATGCGCTTTTTCAAACGCCTCTTCTCCCCATGGATACCAATCAACCGGGTTGTAGGCGTGCTGCAGTAAGTAAGGTGACTTTTCATGGATCAGGCGATTCGGATTTCCGTTTTCATGGGTTGCGCTCATTATGTACCTCCCAACAGGATTCTCTTTCCTCTAGTATATACACAATGATGGAATGATTAACACAATTTGTCTTTACTAAACTGTGATCGAGAATCTTTGTCCAAGACGTCCTTCTAAACTATACAGATGAACCTACGAACAAAGAGTTTAAGTTGAGCTGCTTTTTATTCTCGACTTAACTTATTGGTCGTAATGCCAGGTCATTTTCTTATAAAAAAATCATAGAGCCTGTATTAGGGTAAGACTTTGCGGCCTATCTTACATCATGCCGCCCATCAAACAACCTGTAAAACTTTAAAAAATCGCTTTAAAGAATGGTTTGATATCAATGTTTTTGGAATTTATTTTAAATAGCATTGAGTCATAATGAAAAGTACTATGAAAAAAAGTATGAGTTTTTCACTCATTGATAAGTCAGATAAGCTAGGTGGCTTAGTGTTAATAACATTATCAGCGTACTAGTCTGTATTAGTCTGATACATCTGTTTATAGGTAATAACAGCAGCAATAATTTTCTTTTGCTTAACTTATCCTCTTAGTTCAAGGAATACATTTTCTTTGATCATTGAGGCGGTTGAAGAAAGCTGTGTAGTACCTGTCTGTTTGTATTTTCTTTGTTGAATTATCTCCCTTTAAGGCATTCTCAGAGGAAACATACGCGCTATATTCAATTGCTTTACATTCAATTAAGAAAATATGATCTTCAAAAACAAGCATATAATCACATATTTTTTTGTCTGTATATCTTCTTAGTTGCTTTTCATTAAATATCTGAGCTGCTGGTATGAAAAATTTCAACAATTGATGAACGTAACGTTCAAAGGCATCTCCAAATTCCTTTCCAAAATCTCCGGGGATTTCTTTTTTACATATATCAAATATGCCTTCAATTACCTTTCTCATAAGCAATTCTTTATGAATAGACAAATAGTGAGAATCATTTATCTTTAGTAGGGGCTTATCCAGAAAAGCTCCCTGAATATAAGTATCAAAGAAAAGCGCTTGAGTTTGCCCTACTTCTTTTCTTTTCTATATTCTGATTATACTTTTTCACTTCATTAGGTGTTATCGAATTTATTTCGAAAAAGTATTTTATGGCCTCATCTTTTATGAATTTCTTGTTAGCACTTGTAAAATATTCTTTGGTAGTAATTTTAGGCTTTTTTTATTAATACTAGCGTGAACACCGAAGCCCGTTAGTTTGATGTTCTATTCGGGTTGTCCTTTCCGTCCCATCTTTTTGCCGTCTTTCATCGCTCTTTTTTCGCCTTCCCCTGTCCAGAAAAAAAGTGTCTAAAACTTTTTTAATTTTAGACACTCTGAATTTAAGGTGCTTCCAAGATTCTTTCAGAATTTTTTCCAATAAAATAAACTCTCATATAGCTAGATCTTAACAATAATTTTCTTAACGTTAAATATATAGTTGTTTTACATCTGTTACGACTTTATAATGAACATCCTCTAGGCTATTAAAGTGCGCTTGACCACAATCAATTTTCATATTTTCTGTTCCACGCCGCTCTTCTTCTTCTTCTGATCCTTTTGTTTCAGCAATAAAATAAATTCTATCTTCACTATCTTCTTCCTTTACAATTGCCCAATCGGGATTGTAAGTTCCAATTGGCGTATTTATCTTAAACCAATTAGGTAACTTTAAATAGAATTTTATTTCACGTGTCCTCTCTAACTGTTCAGCAAACATTCGTTCAACAGCAGAATCTACTTCAATGCCGTCATAAATTGATTTTGTATTTGAAGTATTAACAACTCGTAATATATAACTTTCAATTTCTTTACTTTCAAATAGTTGCATCTCATAATAGCCATCTTGAATACGCTCATATTTAATTCCACGGACCATTAACTTCGTTAAAACCGTTTGAATATCGTGGATAGCCTGCTCAATAAACCGTTGTGGATTAATAAATAATTGTTCATAATTCTGAGCACGTTGTAGAATCTCAATAATCGTGCTGCGTTTTAATTGCGTTACACCTTGAATAGCATCAACAATATTAGGAATTGATAATCCTGTTACTTGTATATTTTTACTTGCTTCTTTATTAGCATTTCCTGAAATGCCTTCTTTTGTTACATTCATGTCAACGTCGAACACACGGATTTTTGGACGCTGCAATCTTATCGATGCTATACGGGAAGATGCATTATCAATTAATTCTTCAGTATCAAAATTTACCGAGTACTTAGTTTTTTGTTTAATTTTGTCCCATATCTCTAAAAACGCTGTGTTCTCTTTCCACTTTGGCAGTAATTTCACTAATCTTTTTTCACGATTATTATCCACC
This genomic interval carries:
- a CDS encoding putative bifunctional diguanylate cyclase/phosphodiesterase, with protein sequence MEAHARTVCFSPMMSRAELTRKQAEYEEILSVVQQFFQQMTHMLQDAPILFIVTDERGFILHIEGDQAIQSLISSQGIQVGMQCTEEAIGTNAVALALRENRPIQLVGDDHYQEFLYENACYTVPFRYMDRERLLGTVTIMTTISAQNELLLTMLSTVVGSIERELQLRRQNRQLDMMHHIMMDSARNGIIVTDREGKVTEFNQFAERMTGVRYCEIVGRNVEQIEAIGQYISDVVVHDKKYEDVEIVLHAKETSERFVCLFDALPIHDQHKRVIGAFGQFRNITERYEAEAKYNYLAYHDELTALPNRRYFKYKVLDCIGEAEQQQKQMAVLFIDLDRFKLINDTLGHSNGDRLLKEVGIRLQNQLTSQGIVARMSGDEFILLLPHIEKEADIACIADRLLHVFKEPFNMSGYEFHITASMGVAVYPQDGTDVETLLIHADTAMYCAKENGKNKYVFFAESMYKKPHERILLETSMHRALKNKEFILHYQPQIDVRTGSIRGLEALIRWHHPEFGLVPPHTFIPIAEETGLIVPIGEWVLREACMQNKRWQRSGMPKFRVAVNLSMQQFLTSNLVDTVRCILEETELDASCLELEITETMTMDVDYAIPTLKQLHELGVQISIDDFGTGYSSLNYLKKFAIHRLKIDQSFVRDIMTDPNDASIVETIISMAHNLGLEVIAEGVEDVEQLHFLQRQHCDEVQGYYFSKPMPAADFEKQRKQLQQAAKRSVGL
- a CDS encoding thioredoxin domain-containing protein, with the protein product MSATHENGNPNRLIHEKSPYLLQHAYNPVDWYPWGEEAFEKAHKENKPIFLSIGYSTCHWCHVMERESFEDQEVANLLNEQYIPIKVDREERPDIDQIYMTVCQALTGQGGWPLTVIMTPNKEPFFAGTYFPKESRHGRPGLMDVLKQIRGKWDEDRERVSSTGQKIVQALQEHAISTRGSGELTEKTLTEAYKQYESTFDSRYGGFGQAPKFPSPHNLSFLLRHWKLSGEAKALDMVTKTLDGMRRGGMYDHIGFGFARYSVDQQWLVPHFEKMLYDNALLALIYLDAYQATGEEEYAEVARQIFTYVLRDMTDAEGGFYSAEDADSEGEEGKFYVWRPEEVHAILGEEDGARFNRIYDIMDYGNFEHSTSIPNLVHKSLAEAVQGEGMTHGELKSFIEKCRGKLFDAREKRIHPHKDDKILTAWNGLMIAALARGAVVLDESMYTEAAAKATQFIQNKLQRTDGRLMARYRDGDTAFLGYLDDYAFMIWGLLELYEATFELDYLAYALELQQRQIELFWDETDGAFYFYGSDSEELFMRPKELYDGAMPSGNSVAALNLLRLSRLTGQEEIVRMADAHMEALAGDAALHPQAHAYFMLAVQFLFGPAQEIVIAAPNREAAEKMVREVRNHYMPNAVVSVVTDEIREKARSLAPMLADKTVQDGRATAYVCENFACQAPVTSVEELRQQLQKTDVK
- a CDS encoding ATP-dependent Clp protease ATP-binding subunit; translated protein: MLCQRCHQKQANVFLNIQQQQHVHKLYLCHECYTKLGSKAGTGMPSGVFPNVSGFDQFFKGQGMPEDPSMTQGNLKSQSHGQDGGILDDVGRNVSDAAKAGLIDPVIGRDEEIERVIEILNRRNKNNPVLIGEPGVGKTAIAEGLALKIAEGQVPAKLKGKVVYLLDVASLVAGTGIRGQFEEKMKQIIAELQGRKNVILFIDEIHLLVGAGSAEGSMDAGNILKPALARGELQVIGATTLKEYRTIEKDAALERRFQPVMVKEPTVEEALQILQGLRVKYESYHQVSYSDEVIRACVELSHRYIQDRFLPDKAIDLLDEAGSKVNLRTSGKTTEEMRARLAQVSEEKKEATAKEEYERAARLRDEENHLLAQLDEMEDNKQQAAVTVEDIQAIIERKTGIPVKKLQSDEQQKMKHLAQKLESKVIGQSHAVSQVAKAIRRSRAGLKPKNRPIASFLFVGPTGVGKTELTKVLAEELFGTKESMIRLDMSEYMEKHSVSKLIGSPPGYVGHEEAGQLTERVRRNPYSIILLDEIEKAHPDVQNMFLQILEDGRLTDSQGRTVAFKDTVIIATSNAGVTEKKITVGFGAENAPQETDVMASLASYFRPEFLNRFDGVVSFRQLGKEDLLHIVDLMLQDVVMNLKEQGMDITVTEEAKEKLAELGYDPSFGARPLRRMIQQYVEDGIADVVIEEEDVKHISVDVEQDAICVKKRTL